The following are from one region of the Escherichia sp. E4742 genome:
- a CDS encoding ABC transporter substrate-binding protein, protein MKTRNFVYALSLLACVSSSALAKDLNLPVVSKGFQHEFWQTVKMGTEAAAKELGDKTSYVGPADETQIAEQIQLVENAMAQKPNGLLLAALDANALAPLVETANSRGIKVVTFDSGINSDIPVSFVATNNRKAGAQAADALAAQVNNKGKVGIIAHVAGTSSAIERSEGFMERMKEKYPDIKVLPVQYSDGDPQKAMDKTIDMIQANPDLAGIYGTNEGSTLGVANAIDSQNLKGKVKVIGFDSTEAIINFLKNGVIQGFVVQDAYQIGYQGIKTLNAALSGQAVEKEIDIPVKFVNAENINTPEIDKLLHPFGKK, encoded by the coding sequence ATGAAAACCAGGAATTTTGTCTATGCGTTATCTCTGCTGGCTTGCGTAAGTTCCAGCGCACTGGCTAAGGATTTAAATCTTCCGGTTGTTAGTAAAGGTTTCCAACATGAATTCTGGCAAACCGTAAAAATGGGAACTGAAGCTGCGGCTAAAGAGTTGGGGGATAAAACCAGCTATGTTGGCCCGGCTGATGAAACGCAAATAGCCGAGCAAATTCAGTTAGTCGAAAATGCGATGGCGCAGAAACCGAATGGCTTGCTTCTGGCAGCCCTCGACGCGAATGCGCTCGCCCCACTGGTAGAAACGGCAAACTCACGCGGTATTAAAGTAGTGACCTTTGATTCAGGCATCAATTCAGACATTCCGGTGAGTTTTGTCGCAACCAATAACCGTAAAGCAGGGGCTCAGGCAGCTGATGCGTTAGCCGCGCAGGTAAATAATAAAGGGAAAGTTGGGATTATCGCGCACGTTGCAGGAACTTCTTCCGCTATTGAACGCTCGGAAGGCTTCATGGAACGTATGAAAGAAAAATACCCTGACATCAAAGTATTACCTGTTCAATACAGCGACGGTGACCCACAAAAAGCGATGGATAAAACTATCGATATGATTCAGGCCAACCCCGATCTTGCTGGGATCTATGGCACCAATGAAGGTTCAACGCTCGGGGTCGCGAATGCCATTGATAGCCAGAATCTGAAAGGTAAAGTGAAGGTCATTGGTTTTGATAGTACGGAAGCGATTATTAACTTCCTGAAGAACGGCGTCATTCAGGGCTTTGTTGTTCAGGATGCATACCAGATTGGCTATCAGGGGATCAAAACCTTGAACGCGGCTCTCTCGGGGCAAGCCGTTGAAAAAGAGATCGATATTCCCGTGAAATTTGTTAATGCCGAGAACATTAACACGCCAGAAATCGACAAACTCCTGCACCCATTCGGTAAGAAATAA